From Cecembia calidifontis, one genomic window encodes:
- a CDS encoding IS3 family transposase, with protein MKDRATLICSDYKGLSIRRQCEVLEVPRSSLYYKPKGENEVNLKLMGIMDRHLTDHPTEGVVSMVYLLTGLGFVVGPKRIRRLFRLMGRETLYRRKNLTKSGLREYIRPYLLRNLKIERPNQVWVTDITYIPMQKGFMFLTAVMDVYSRRILSWGISNSQDAKWCKQVIEEAIREYGKPEIVNSDQGSQYTSALWINYLEGLDIKVSMDGKGRALDNVYIERFWKSIKYDYIYLNPSEDGYDLLKGVKKYIEYYNQKVHHTTREKPGERYFGATQKAA; from the coding sequence ATGAAAGATCGGGCGACATTGATTTGTTCTGATTATAAGGGGCTGTCTATAAGGAGACAGTGTGAAGTATTGGAGGTTCCCCGAAGCAGTCTATATTACAAACCAAAAGGGGAAAACGAGGTCAATCTGAAACTTATGGGAATCATGGACAGGCATCTTACCGATCACCCTACTGAAGGCGTTGTGTCGATGGTCTATCTGTTGACAGGACTGGGCTTCGTTGTCGGCCCAAAGCGCATCAGGAGGCTTTTCAGGCTGATGGGCAGGGAAACCCTTTACAGGAGGAAGAACCTTACCAAATCCGGTTTGCGTGAATATATCAGGCCTTATCTTCTCAGGAACTTAAAGATTGAAAGACCCAACCAAGTGTGGGTAACCGATATCACCTACATTCCGATGCAGAAGGGGTTTATGTTCCTGACCGCAGTCATGGATGTTTACAGCAGAAGGATACTGTCATGGGGTATATCCAACAGTCAGGACGCCAAATGGTGTAAGCAGGTAATCGAAGAGGCCATCAGAGAATATGGTAAGCCAGAGATAGTCAATTCCGATCAGGGAAGCCAGTACACATCAGCCTTATGGATCAATTACCTTGAAGGGCTGGATATCAAAGTATCAATGGACGGAAAGGGAAGGGCTTTGGACAATGTATATATTGAAAGGTTCTGGAAGTCGATCAAGTATGATTACATCTATCTGAACCCAAGCGAGGACGGTTATGACCTGCTCAAAGGTGTCAAAAAGTATATTGAATATTACAACCAAAAGGTCCATCATACCACCAGGGAGAAGCCCGGGGAAAGGTATTTTGGGGCAACCCAAAAAGCAGCATAA
- a CDS encoding transposase: MNKQTRRKFSPEFKAKVALEAIKNQFTLAELSKKFDVSPVIISKWKGEFLDNMSAVFEKEHSKKKEEGPALEQLYAQIGELKVENDFLKKSCKKLGI, from the coding sequence ATGAACAAGCAAACAAGACGAAAGTTTTCTCCTGAGTTCAAGGCAAAAGTAGCCCTTGAAGCAATCAAGAATCAGTTTACATTGGCTGAATTGTCCAAGAAGTTCGATGTTAGCCCTGTGATTATATCCAAGTGGAAGGGTGAGTTTTTGGATAATATGTCAGCTGTATTTGAAAAGGAGCATTCAAAGAAAAAGGAAGAAGGCCCTGCCCTTGAGCAGCTCTATGCCCAGATCGGAGAGCTAAAAGTAGAGAATGACTTTTTAAAAAAAAGCTGCAAGAAACTGGGGATATGA
- a CDS encoding TlpA family protein disulfide reductase, whose amino-acid sequence MARKAYILTILSAVLLLSILIYNGIRRKTSILEAISTIPEFYFYDSIGNIVPKKELTRFNPPIVIFYFNSGCSLCKEEFYFIEKHLQEFKDAQLIFISTEDFEDIKPFAAEFNLWGKQRIHFLQDRELLFGSYFNLETVPSTLVYDHDGALLGAFKGMIAIKKIIQLVHDGSRKES is encoded by the coding sequence ATGGCAAGGAAAGCATACATACTGACCATTTTGAGTGCTGTTCTTTTACTCAGTATTCTCATCTATAATGGAATTAGGAGGAAGACCTCAATTCTAGAAGCGATCTCAACTATCCCTGAGTTCTATTTTTATGATTCTATAGGAAATATTGTTCCTAAGAAGGAGTTGACACGTTTTAATCCTCCTATTGTTATTTTTTATTTCAATTCAGGCTGTAGTTTATGTAAAGAGGAATTTTACTTTATTGAAAAGCATCTTCAGGAATTTAAAGACGCTCAATTGATTTTTATATCCACAGAAGATTTTGAAGATATTAAACCTTTTGCAGCTGAATTTAACCTTTGGGGTAAGCAGAGGATACATTTTCTTCAGGATAGGGAATTGTTATTTGGTTCATATTTTAATTTGGAGACAGTTCCTTCTACACTTGTTTACGATCATGATGGTGCATTACTAGGCGCCTTTAAAGGAATGATAGCGATCAAAAAAATTATCCAATTAGTACATGATGGATCTCGAAAAGAAAGTTAG